The following are from one region of the Cytobacillus firmus genome:
- a CDS encoding fused response regulator/phosphatase encodes MGILVVDDNQANLFVIQHILKRAGYKEHLTFSSAKDMFLHLQGYSPFSADIKADVILMDIMMPEMDGIEACRRLQQIPHLKDIPVIFVTALEDSNKVAEALDAGGTDYVMKPINKTELLARIRAALRLKYEKDWHKEQENKIRNELDLSMQVQTSMLSEPIYHEHTLLKASYLPANKLAGDMYYWHQIDDHRYAAIQLDMMGHGISASLVCMFISSVLRDAIRTCSDPEYVMNELNRWMNSLNQRNQRIPYYFTAIYLVLNKNDKTIEYVNAGHPAGYALVDKDEMVSLSSNMCAVGFFEDITIQKETIPYTDSIQLLLFTDGVEEAVEQNNLNPCEYLQRFASFHWNAARTAEPIDMILTKQQQASADDDMCVVLIQAD; translated from the coding sequence ATGGGAATCCTAGTTGTGGACGATAATCAAGCCAACTTATTTGTAATTCAACATATATTAAAACGCGCCGGGTATAAAGAACATTTAACGTTTTCTTCTGCTAAGGATATGTTTTTGCATCTCCAGGGATATTCACCTTTTTCAGCTGATATAAAAGCAGACGTGATTCTGATGGATATAATGATGCCCGAAATGGATGGAATTGAAGCATGCCGCCGGCTTCAGCAGATTCCACATTTGAAGGATATTCCGGTGATTTTTGTAACTGCATTGGAGGACTCAAATAAAGTTGCAGAAGCTCTTGATGCGGGCGGGACCGATTATGTAATGAAGCCCATTAATAAAACGGAGCTCCTTGCCCGCATTCGTGCTGCCTTAAGGCTTAAATATGAGAAGGACTGGCATAAGGAGCAGGAAAATAAAATCAGAAATGAATTGGATTTATCCATGCAGGTGCAAACCAGCATGCTGAGCGAACCGATTTATCATGAACACACACTGTTAAAGGCCTCCTACCTGCCAGCCAACAAACTTGCAGGAGATATGTATTACTGGCACCAGATAGATGACCATCGCTATGCTGCCATACAGCTGGATATGATGGGCCACGGAATTTCAGCTTCTCTTGTATGCATGTTTATCTCTTCTGTTCTAAGAGATGCCATCAGAACATGCAGTGATCCTGAATACGTCATGAACGAATTAAATCGTTGGATGAATTCCCTTAACCAGCGCAATCAGCGAATTCCATATTATTTTACAGCTATTTACCTCGTCCTTAATAAAAATGACAAAACAATCGAGTATGTAAATGCCGGACATCCAGCCGGATATGCACTTGTAGACAAAGATGAGATGGTCAGCTTATCCAGCAATATGTGTGCAGTCGGTTTTTTTGAAGATATTACAATACAAAAAGAAACAATTCCCTATACAGACTCCATTCAGCTGCTCTTGTTTACAGACGGGGTGGAAGAAGCAGTAGAGCAGAATAATCTCAATCCATGTGAGTATCTTCAGCGCTTCGCATCGTTTCACTGGAATGCAGCCAGAACAGCAGAGCCAATCGATATGATACTGACTAAGCAGCAGCAGGCCAGTGCTGATGATGATATGTGTGTTGTTCTGATTCAGGCAGATTAG
- the purU gene encoding formyltetrahydrofolate deformylase: protein MNTNINANRATLLISCPERPGIISTVSNFLLEHNANIVHFDQHTTDPLAGIFFMRIEFDMNHFDESFSKLKEDLPEMAREYSMEWKLSGKGERKRMAIFVSKMDHCLLELLWRWKSKELEVDIPLVISNHPDMREVVEGFGIPYHHVPITPDTKAEAEQKAVELLDGNADFIVLARYMQILSPSFISKYPNRIINIHHSFLPAFVGANPYARAFNRGVKLIGATAHYVTNDLDEGPIIEQDVQRVNHRHTAQDLKIAGRHVERQVLAQAVAWHVEDKVIVHGNKTIVF from the coding sequence ATGAATACAAATATTAACGCGAACCGGGCGACATTGCTGATATCCTGTCCAGAGAGACCAGGCATCATCTCCACAGTCTCTAACTTTCTGCTGGAGCATAACGCAAACATTGTGCATTTTGACCAGCACACAACCGATCCGCTGGCAGGCATCTTCTTTATGCGGATTGAATTCGATATGAATCATTTTGATGAGTCCTTTTCAAAATTGAAAGAGGATCTGCCTGAAATGGCCAGGGAGTACTCTATGGAGTGGAAGCTGAGCGGCAAAGGCGAGCGCAAGCGGATGGCCATATTTGTTTCTAAAATGGATCACTGTCTGCTCGAGCTGCTGTGGCGCTGGAAATCAAAGGAGCTTGAAGTGGATATTCCCTTAGTGATCAGCAATCACCCTGACATGAGGGAAGTGGTGGAGGGTTTCGGAATACCATATCATCATGTTCCGATTACGCCGGATACTAAAGCGGAAGCTGAGCAAAAGGCGGTTGAGCTGCTGGATGGAAACGCGGATTTCATTGTGCTGGCGAGATATATGCAGATTCTTTCGCCGAGCTTTATTTCCAAATATCCAAACAGAATTATCAATATCCATCACAGCTTTCTGCCGGCCTTCGTGGGAGCCAATCCTTATGCACGGGCGTTTAACCGCGGAGTCAAGCTGATTGGGGCAACCGCCCATTATGTAACAAATGATTTGGATGAAGGGCCGATCATTGAGCAGGATGTCCAGCGGGTTAACCACCGGCACACTGCACAGGATCTCAAAATTGCCGGAAGGCATGTGGAGAGGCAGGTCCTCGCCCAGGCAGTCGCCTGGCACGTCGAAGACAAAGTCATAGTGCATGGCAATAAGACGATTGTTTTTTAA
- a CDS encoding aspartate kinase, protein MKVVKFGGSSLASGKQIEKVFNIVNADPERKIIVVSAPGKRFSEDDKVTDLLIACAEKRIQGEAADDLAEAVLDRYDQIADELELGREIKDIIREDLIARLSSDTHDPEVFMDLIKASGEDNNAKLVAAYFQQQGIKAKYVSPKEAGLLVSPEPGNAQVLPEAYDRLLALREQDGIIIFPGFFGYCRDGRVFTFSRSGSDVTGSILAGAAKADLYENFTDVDAVYSVNPFIVESPREIKELTYREMRELSYAGFTVLHDEALVPAFRAGIPVQIKNTNNPSAPGTRIVNERDKTNGPVIGIASDQGFCSIYVGKYLMNREVGFGRRLLTILEEYGLSYEHTPSGIDDISIILRENQFTDGMEEEILSRIQHELQADEVKIQHSLSLIMVVGEGMRQNIGTMARASKALAKAKVNMEMINQGSSEVSMMFGVQAVDEVRAVQALYNEFFAAVAAV, encoded by the coding sequence ATGAAAGTGGTGAAGTTCGGAGGATCTTCTTTAGCATCAGGAAAGCAAATCGAGAAGGTATTCAATATTGTAAATGCAGATCCAGAGCGGAAGATCATTGTTGTCTCGGCTCCTGGAAAGCGATTTTCAGAGGATGACAAGGTTACTGATTTATTAATCGCATGTGCAGAGAAACGGATTCAAGGGGAAGCAGCAGATGATTTGGCAGAAGCTGTACTGGATCGGTATGACCAAATCGCTGATGAATTAGAGCTTGGTCGGGAAATTAAAGATATCATCAGGGAGGATCTTATTGCGAGGCTTTCCAGTGATACGCATGATCCTGAAGTTTTCATGGATTTGATTAAAGCGAGCGGTGAAGATAACAACGCTAAGCTTGTAGCAGCCTATTTTCAGCAACAGGGGATAAAAGCAAAATATGTGAGCCCGAAAGAAGCGGGATTGCTTGTCAGTCCGGAGCCCGGCAACGCTCAAGTGCTTCCTGAAGCATATGACAGGCTGCTTGCATTAAGGGAGCAGGACGGGATCATCATCTTTCCGGGTTTCTTTGGATATTGCAGGGATGGCCGGGTCTTTACATTTTCAAGAAGCGGATCGGATGTGACAGGCTCCATTTTAGCTGGTGCAGCCAAGGCGGATTTATATGAAAATTTTACAGATGTGGATGCGGTCTATTCGGTAAATCCCTTTATTGTAGAAAGCCCTAGAGAAATCAAAGAATTGACATACCGGGAAATGCGGGAGCTTTCTTATGCAGGCTTTACTGTCCTGCATGATGAAGCACTTGTCCCGGCATTTCGGGCCGGAATTCCTGTGCAAATAAAAAATACTAATAATCCGTCTGCTCCCGGCACCAGGATTGTGAACGAGCGGGATAAGACGAACGGACCTGTGATCGGGATTGCCAGTGATCAGGGATTCTGCAGCATTTATGTCGGCAAATACTTAATGAACAGGGAAGTCGGCTTTGGGAGGAGGCTGCTGACCATTTTGGAAGAGTATGGCCTCAGCTATGAGCATACACCATCAGGAATTGATGACATCTCCATTATCCTGCGGGAAAACCAATTTACTGATGGGATGGAGGAGGAAATTCTGAGTCGCATACAGCATGAACTTCAAGCAGATGAAGTGAAAATCCAGCACAGTCTTTCTCTTATTATGGTGGTTGGAGAGGGGATGCGCCAGAACATCGGAACGATGGCCCGTGCCTCCAAAGCGCTCGCAAAAGCGAAAGTCAATATGGAAATGATCAATCAGGGCTCCTCTGAAGTGAGCATGATGTTTGGCGTCCAGGCAGTGGATGAAGTACGTGCGGTACAGGCACTTTATAATGAGTTTTTTGCTGCGGTGGCAGCGGTGTGA
- a CDS encoding FbpB family small basic protein, which yields MKKAKISFAELIKKNKEEMLRDQAMLEKIEKRLDEKYTKVK from the coding sequence ATGAAAAAAGCTAAGATATCATTTGCTGAATTAATTAAGAAAAACAAAGAAGAGATGCTGAGAGACCAAGCAATGCTTGAGAAAATTGAAAAGCGTTTAGACGAAAAATACACAAAGGTGAAATAA
- a CDS encoding response regulator, which translates to MSFKRKQMMGLGLTVFFLFILMFVILSMVNGMKANMLEIVEDRYYKVNQATEIRQLFYQTDQQLLSVLTDKDSSDSAMTAELVSANHEGIQTRIINLEQELNRQKSKLFLKEVEQAYESYAQMQNSFTDLMGSGEMDSLDGLYRSERENRNALLNKLAEFKEYQESLMADSLKSANETYSQLVATLVAAVAIAIVLIVGVTVWVIRSTGRTISLITKGIKDIDYQDLSSISRLDVESNDEIGNIAKAFNSMADSLENYYMKEQRYSAEISEQNWIQSQSAALVSIYSQHVTIANLADDFISRLAPAAGADLGVIYVKDDSGSKPVFKKQAAYADGAVDAGRDFFYEGEGLAGQTVRDKKTIFLEDVPEGYKVLSTGLGDVRPKSIMMAPVMLKDEVVAVVELASLRLFTDAQIKLLEKVIETLGIAITNISGRMEIERLLAESQAQTEELQAQAEELQSQSEELQAQSEEMQSQSEELRMINEQLEERSRDAEMKSEELQAAKEELEEKAKQLGLSSKYKSEFLANMSHELRTPLNSILLLSEMLAEDPDQILTEEQKEFSKVIHTSGQDLLALINDILDLSKVEVGKLEINFEEVNMGEMSQRLQQHFTQVAKHKNLEFTVSSSEEVPPVFNTDEQRLQQIVKNLLSNAFKFTEEGSVAVTFEKASKGDFFGLPLSTYTNDWLKITVLDTGIGIPSEKQQLIFEAFQQADGATMRKYGGTGLGLSISKEFAQLLGGICKVESEEGKGSRFTLVIPNLPNGMPEIEAGTLAFEEAAVTVEPVTEVSEAAEAEDAKEDAEAEHQQAGTELKDKTVIVVDDDHRNIYALKNALKKEGMNVLTAENGMQCLDLIMGTEQIDIVLMDIMMPVMDGYETMKRLRGLDRHQDVPIIALTAKAMKGDREKCMEAGATDYISKPLKLDQLLSVMRVWLS; encoded by the coding sequence GTGAGCTTTAAAAGAAAGCAAATGATGGGGTTGGGCTTAACCGTATTTTTTCTGTTTATTCTGATGTTTGTCATTCTGTCTATGGTAAACGGAATGAAGGCCAACATGCTGGAAATTGTAGAGGATCGTTATTATAAGGTAAATCAGGCTACAGAGATCAGACAGCTATTTTACCAGACAGACCAGCAGCTGCTGAGTGTGCTTACCGACAAAGACTCAAGCGATTCAGCCATGACAGCTGAATTGGTGAGTGCCAACCATGAGGGGATACAAACCCGAATAATTAATCTAGAGCAAGAATTAAATAGACAGAAATCGAAATTGTTCTTAAAAGAAGTGGAGCAGGCATACGAATCATATGCCCAAATGCAAAACAGCTTTACTGATTTAATGGGAAGCGGTGAAATGGATTCTTTAGATGGACTATACAGAAGTGAAAGAGAAAACCGAAACGCACTGCTGAACAAGCTGGCCGAATTTAAAGAGTATCAGGAATCACTCATGGCAGATTCGCTGAAAAGTGCAAATGAAACATATAGCCAGTTAGTAGCAACTTTGGTTGCTGCGGTTGCAATAGCGATTGTTTTAATCGTTGGAGTGACAGTTTGGGTGATCAGAAGCACAGGCAGGACCATCAGCTTAATTACAAAAGGGATTAAGGATATTGATTACCAGGATCTTTCTTCCATTTCAAGGCTGGATGTCGAATCCAATGACGAAATCGGCAATATTGCGAAAGCCTTTAATTCTATGGCTGATTCCCTTGAGAATTATTACATGAAAGAACAGCGCTATTCGGCTGAAATCAGTGAACAAAACTGGATTCAAAGCCAGTCTGCTGCATTGGTAAGCATCTATAGCCAGCATGTGACCATAGCCAATTTGGCAGATGATTTTATATCAAGGCTGGCACCTGCCGCCGGAGCTGATCTTGGAGTCATTTATGTGAAAGATGACAGCGGGAGCAAACCTGTATTTAAGAAACAGGCTGCTTATGCAGATGGAGCGGTTGATGCAGGAAGAGACTTTTTCTATGAGGGTGAAGGATTAGCAGGGCAAACTGTCAGGGATAAGAAAACAATATTCCTCGAGGACGTTCCTGAGGGTTACAAGGTCTTATCAACTGGTTTGGGGGATGTCAGGCCGAAAAGCATCATGATGGCTCCCGTTATGCTAAAGGACGAGGTAGTGGCAGTAGTGGAACTGGCGAGCTTGAGGCTGTTCACTGATGCACAGATCAAACTATTGGAAAAAGTAATTGAAACACTGGGAATAGCCATTACGAATATTTCTGGAAGAATGGAGATTGAACGCTTACTGGCAGAATCCCAGGCACAGACAGAGGAACTGCAGGCACAGGCTGAAGAGCTGCAATCCCAGTCTGAGGAGCTGCAGGCGCAATCTGAAGAAATGCAGAGTCAATCCGAAGAGCTGCGCATGATTAATGAGCAGCTTGAAGAACGCTCCAGAGATGCTGAAATGAAATCTGAAGAACTCCAGGCTGCTAAGGAAGAACTGGAGGAAAAAGCAAAACAGCTGGGTCTAAGCTCAAAATACAAGTCAGAGTTCCTGGCAAATATGTCCCACGAACTGCGAACGCCGCTTAACAGCATTTTGCTTTTATCAGAAATGCTGGCAGAGGATCCGGATCAGATCCTTACTGAGGAGCAGAAAGAGTTTTCCAAGGTTATACATACATCTGGCCAGGATTTACTAGCCCTCATTAACGATATCCTCGACCTTTCAAAAGTAGAGGTAGGGAAACTGGAAATCAACTTTGAGGAAGTCAATATGGGAGAAATGTCGCAGCGTCTGCAACAGCATTTTACACAGGTGGCAAAGCATAAAAATCTTGAATTTACTGTGAGCTCTTCTGAAGAAGTTCCTCCTGTATTCAATACGGATGAGCAGCGGCTGCAGCAAATTGTGAAAAACCTCCTTTCAAATGCATTTAAGTTTACGGAAGAAGGTTCAGTAGCAGTCACGTTTGAAAAAGCTTCAAAAGGCGATTTCTTTGGCTTGCCGTTATCCACCTATACAAATGACTGGCTGAAAATTACAGTGCTCGACACAGGTATTGGCATTCCGTCTGAAAAGCAGCAGCTGATTTTTGAAGCCTTCCAGCAGGCTGATGGCGCCACGATGAGAAAATATGGCGGAACTGGCCTCGGATTGTCCATCTCCAAGGAATTTGCCCAGCTGCTCGGCGGTATCTGCAAAGTGGAAAGCGAAGAAGGAAAAGGAAGCCGGTTTACACTCGTTATCCCGAATCTTCCAAACGGAATGCCTGAAATAGAGGCCGGAACGCTTGCTTTCGAAGAAGCTGCTGTAACCGTTGAGCCTGTTACGGAAGTTTCTGAGGCAGCTGAAGCAGAAGATGCTAAAGAAGATGCGGAAGCAGAGCATCAGCAGGCAGGTACGGAGCTTAAAGATAAAACAGTCATTGTTGTAGATGATGACCACAGAAATATTTATGCGCTGAAAAATGCTTTGAAAAAAGAAGGCATGAATGTCCTTACAGCAGAAAACGGGATGCAGTGCCTCGATTTGATTATGGGTACAGAACAAATCGATATTGTTCTGATGGATATTATGATGCCTGTTATGGATGGTTATGAAACTATGAAGAGGCTTCGCGGGCTGGACAGGCACCAGGATGTTCCAATCATTGCCCTTACTGCCAAGGCAATGAAAGGCGATAGGGAAAAATGTATGGAGGCCGGTGCAACAGATTATATCAGCAAGCCTTTAAAACTGGACCAGCTGCTGTCCGTTATGAGAGTATGGCTTTCATAG
- a CDS encoding CheR family methyltransferase, producing the protein MKELKKEELEIELLLKAIYSLSGYDFRQYMRSSIARRIQNRISRDRLPSITSLTEKVIHEEGYLQKVLSDFSINVTEMFRDPSFFKAFRNEVVPMLRELPEIRIWHAGCSTGEEAYSMSILMEEEGLGERTKIYATDINEKVLKKAESGIIPLQKMQLYTKNYIMAGGKKSFSEYYTTDCEAAYLNASLLDRMVFAQHNLVTDGSFNEFHVIMCRNVMIYFNTDLQSHVFNLFNESLSMGGFLGLGSKEALRMEEPVFEEINLQEKIFRKRGLV; encoded by the coding sequence ATGAAGGAATTGAAAAAGGAAGAATTAGAAATAGAATTGCTTTTAAAGGCTATATATAGTTTATCCGGATATGATTTCCGGCAATATATGCGCTCATCAATTGCCAGGAGAATTCAAAATCGTATAAGCAGGGATCGGCTTCCCAGCATAACAAGCCTCACGGAAAAGGTGATACATGAAGAGGGGTATCTGCAAAAGGTACTGAGCGATTTTTCAATCAATGTGACAGAAATGTTCCGGGATCCTTCTTTTTTTAAAGCTTTTCGGAATGAAGTTGTCCCGATGCTCAGGGAATTGCCGGAGATCAGAATTTGGCATGCAGGCTGTTCGACTGGGGAAGAAGCGTACTCCATGTCTATTTTGATGGAAGAAGAGGGACTGGGAGAACGAACGAAGATTTACGCCACAGACATCAATGAAAAGGTGCTTAAAAAGGCAGAGAGCGGAATAATCCCGCTGCAAAAAATGCAGCTCTATACAAAGAATTACATTATGGCAGGCGGAAAAAAATCCTTTTCTGAATACTACACAACCGATTGTGAAGCAGCTTATCTGAATGCATCCCTGCTTGATCGAATGGTTTTTGCCCAGCATAATCTGGTGACTGATGGCTCCTTTAATGAATTTCATGTGATTATGTGCCGCAATGTAATGATTTATTTTAATACAGACCTGCAAAGCCACGTTTTTAATCTATTTAATGAAAGCCTCAGCATGGGCGGTTTTCTGGGGCTTGGCAGCAAGGAAGCGCTGCGGATGGAGGAGCCTGTATTTGAAGAAATTAACCTGCAGGAAAAGATTTTCAGGAAAAGGGGTCTTGTATAA
- a CDS encoding glycosyltransferase translates to MKKLLIIGIMLLMPLNMLAAPGSAAAQKPCLTQSEVKFENEFRKLWIDHVLWTSNYITSATTAGAEDQKQVLARLLKNQEDIGNSIKPYYGEAAGAKLTELLKEHIVIAGDIVEAAKSGQGAKVNQLNKEWYRNADDIAAFLSGANPNLKNEDVKKLLYKHLELVTDDLTASLVKDWDARIVSIDEGVSHIIMMADAISDAVVKQFPDKFKG, encoded by the coding sequence ATGAAGAAATTACTGATCATAGGAATAATGCTGCTCATGCCTCTGAATATGCTGGCAGCTCCGGGCAGTGCAGCTGCACAAAAACCGTGTCTCACCCAATCAGAGGTAAAGTTTGAAAACGAATTCCGCAAGCTTTGGATCGACCATGTATTATGGACAAGCAACTATATTACAAGTGCGACTACAGCCGGAGCGGAGGATCAGAAGCAGGTATTGGCCCGGCTGCTTAAAAATCAGGAGGACATAGGGAATTCCATCAAGCCTTATTACGGAGAAGCTGCAGGAGCTAAGCTGACAGAACTGCTTAAAGAGCATATTGTCATTGCGGGTGATATTGTGGAGGCAGCCAAGAGCGGACAGGGAGCAAAGGTTAACCAGCTGAACAAAGAATGGTATCGCAATGCCGATGATATCGCTGCTTTTCTAAGCGGAGCCAATCCAAATCTGAAAAATGAAGATGTGAAAAAACTGCTCTATAAGCATTTGGAATTAGTAACAGACGATCTGACAGCAAGTCTTGTTAAGGATTGGGATGCAAGAATTGTTTCGATTGATGAGGGAGTGTCGCATATTATTATGATGGCAGATGCCATTTCTGATGCGGTTGTGAAGCAATTCCCGGACAAATTTAAAGGGTAA
- a CDS encoding FbpB family small basic protein: MKKKKLSMLELIKVNKEELLKDRSELEKIEKKLDDKYAKAQ; this comes from the coding sequence ATGAAAAAGAAAAAGTTATCAATGCTTGAATTGATTAAGGTTAATAAAGAAGAACTTTTAAAAGATCGCAGTGAGCTTGAGAAGATCGAAAAAAAGTTAGACGATAAATATGCAAAAGCACAGTAA
- a CDS encoding MFS transporter, whose translation MSGDQKKKMIILMINMFIAIGSFGIIIPILPAYLESINQGGTAAGLMIAIFAGAQLIFSPIAGKWADQYGRRKMIIYGLAGLTLSMLVFYAVDSIWLLYFSRVIGGIGAALLIPAIFAYIADITTMEQRAKGNGLVSAAMSLGIVVGPGIGGFLADFGLKMPFLISALVSLVAVLFSIVLLEESSTLKTVPGEMPEEEPMVKKLAMSVKKPYFIPLVITLVMSFGLMAYESVLGLYLDNEFAATPQEIAVMVTSTGIISVIVQLFVVDRVVRRFGEGKVLNIFLAVAASGFLVSLFAGSYALFFVISLIIFLATSILRPVLTTLISKMAGNEQGFAMGMNNAYMSIGNVLGPTIAGVLYDVRITYPFVLGLALLIVTLFITAAWQKGSQNRRQLCRKRLGDIVFKLFFSQSKSAIKDRL comes from the coding sequence TTGTCAGGGGATCAAAAGAAAAAGATGATCATTTTGATGATCAATATGTTTATTGCAATCGGAAGCTTTGGGATTATTATTCCGATTTTGCCGGCTTATCTGGAATCCATTAATCAGGGAGGAACGGCAGCAGGCCTGATGATTGCTATTTTTGCGGGTGCCCAGCTGATTTTTTCTCCCATTGCGGGGAAATGGGCTGACCAGTACGGCCGCAGAAAGATGATTATTTACGGGTTAGCTGGTTTAACATTATCTATGCTTGTCTTTTATGCAGTAGATTCCATTTGGCTGCTTTACTTTTCACGTGTCATTGGAGGCATTGGAGCTGCCTTGCTGATTCCGGCTATCTTTGCTTACATTGCTGATATTACTACCATGGAGCAGCGTGCAAAAGGGAATGGCCTTGTATCAGCTGCGATGTCACTTGGAATTGTGGTTGGACCCGGGATTGGCGGGTTTTTGGCAGACTTCGGCCTGAAAATGCCATTTCTGATTTCAGCGCTTGTATCTCTAGTGGCTGTTCTATTCTCCATTGTGCTCCTCGAAGAAAGCAGCACATTAAAGACCGTACCCGGAGAGATGCCAGAAGAGGAACCAATGGTCAAGAAGCTGGCAATGTCTGTTAAGAAGCCTTATTTTATTCCTCTAGTCATTACATTGGTGATGAGCTTTGGATTAATGGCTTATGAATCAGTTCTGGGGCTTTATCTGGATAATGAATTTGCTGCCACTCCGCAGGAAATAGCGGTAATGGTGACTTCAACGGGGATCATTAGTGTTATTGTACAGTTGTTTGTAGTCGATCGGGTGGTTAGGAGATTCGGAGAAGGAAAGGTACTGAATATCTTTTTAGCTGTTGCAGCGTCAGGATTCCTAGTCTCACTGTTTGCGGGCAGCTATGCGCTTTTCTTCGTTATTTCGCTGATCATTTTCCTTGCAACTTCCATTCTGCGCCCGGTTTTAACCACGCTGATCTCAAAGATGGCCGGTAATGAACAGGGATTTGCGATGGGAATGAACAATGCTTATATGAGCATTGGTAACGTTCTGGGGCCAACGATTGCCGGTGTCCTTTACGATGTACGGATAACCTATCCGTTTGTTCTCGGTCTGGCATTATTGATTGTTACGTTATTTATCACGGCTGCATGGCAAAAAGGGAGCCAAAACCGAAGGCAGCTGTGTAGAAAAAGGCTTGGAGACATTGTCTTCAAGCTTTTCTTTTCCCAAAGTAAATCAGCTATAAAAGACAGGCTGTGA